Part of the Aurantiacibacter aquimixticola genome, CTCTTCATCTGCATACCAGTCGCACAGGGCCTTATCGAGCCGCTTACTCGTCATCGCTCTCTCCATCAGATCCGCTCTCCGGCGGGATTCGTGACGAAGCTATAACGCGCTCAGGCCGAACGCGATACTACCCTACTGCCAGACATAAACCGGCGCGGTATCGCGATTATAGGTGTCGTCGTAATAGGCGATCCGGCCATCGGCCGTCGGCTCGGCCGTCATGTAGGTAATATAGACCGGCACCGGATCGGGGATCGTCACATGCTGCTCGGGCGCGTCGCCCTCGGCCTCCGGCATGGTGCCGAACAGCCATTCGCCCAGTGCGGCAGCGTCTTCCAACCGCACGCAGCCATTGCTGATGAAGCGATCGTCCCGGCGAAACAGCGCACGATTATCGGTGTCGTGGAGATAGATGCCCTGATCGTTGGGGAACATGTACTTCACGCTGCCCATGGCGTTGCCGCTACCCGGCAATTCACGAACGCGCAGCTCGGTCGCGCCATTGGCTGCGCCGCGCCAATCGACATTGCGCCAGTTCAGCTTCTCCGCATCCGCCGTCCAGTCGGACAGGACTTCATAGCCCATCGCATCGAGCGAATTGCCGCGCAGCACGGCCGGCGCGATGATCCGCTCGACCAAATCGACGGGCACATTCCAATAGGGATTGAGCGTGGCAACGCTGAGCAGCCCGGCCATCATCGGCGTCGGCGTATTCTGCGAACCGACGATGACCCTCATCCGTCCGATTTCCTTGCCGCCATCGTAATAGCTGAGCGTCTGCGACGCAGCGTTTACCAGTATGTGGCGCCTGTCTGGGCCGGGCAGCTCTGCCGCGCGGGCCATGTTGCGGCGAATGGCTGCGGGATCGGTGCGTCGCGCGGTGGAATTGAGCGCGGCGACGGTTTGCGGGCCCAGTGTGCCGTCGGCGGTCAGATTGCGCGATCGCTGAAACGCCGCCAGCGCATCG contains:
- a CDS encoding L,D-transpeptidase family protein, which codes for MKTVRRTLQLALLAGCVLAGSANVTHARSSADEVTSARQDREVTPERARFVRELRREVDGEYDRFYSRRGYWPLWVVDGEVTGAATALIRHLETVQLDGLNPRLFDTEELSEKLYDARTGDAKEQAEAEIALSRAFTRYVQALGQESGEVAYYSDTVRPGARTVSGILRRAALAEDFDTYVAEMGWMHPLYVALRRILAESSPDDYNQIVIVNGPLLRTGDEGVRVRRLRERLSLSEGDVFDEDLRDALAAFQRSRNLTADGTLGPQTVAALNSTARRTDPAAIRRNMARAAELPGPDRRHILVNAASQTLSYYDGGKEIGRMRVIVGSQNTPTPMMAGLLSVATLNPYWNVPVDLVERIIAPAVLRGNSLDAMGYEVLSDWTADAEKLNWRNVDWRGAANGATELRVRELPGSGNAMGSVKYMFPNDQGIYLHDTDNRALFRRDDRFISNGCVRLEDAAALGEWLFGTMPEAEGDAPEQHVTIPDPVPVYITYMTAEPTADGRIAYYDDTYNRDTAPVYVWQ